Proteins from a genomic interval of Clostridium sp. 'deep sea':
- a CDS encoding Ger(x)C family spore germination protein — MKKRAKILSILLLILCTSGCWDSQRLSSRALVAGIGIDRNDQGEIELTAQIIKPGGLNPNSASGGSSEESVFVASTTGRTIFDAVRQFSKTVSRKLYFEQNRIVVFDQEIAEEGLTEFIDFFMRDHETRKRAFILVCKKSAKSFLSAKSDIEKIPASEVLALMHNQSSTSEVAINDLHGLSIQIESPYTSPYAPLVCTQTKEDGEEKVAFFGTAAFKEDKLVGFLDAKESRGLLFLQNKIKSGIIVIISPEDNVSNIALEIINVKSSYKPSLVNGQFVIDLNIFAVVSIGDIQMPISLIGSKRISQIQQRCKQEIISQVDACLYKLQEDLKTDIIGIGESIYNKYPKQWKEFSSNWPNNFNKIKINTNVKVQIEHTGIITDPLQKQK; from the coding sequence ATGAAAAAAAGAGCTAAAATATTAAGTATACTTTTGTTAATACTATGTACAAGTGGTTGCTGGGATAGTCAGCGATTAAGCTCAAGAGCTTTGGTGGCTGGCATAGGTATTGATAGAAATGACCAAGGTGAAATTGAGTTAACTGCTCAAATAATAAAGCCAGGTGGTCTAAACCCTAATTCTGCCTCTGGTGGAAGTAGTGAGGAAAGTGTTTTTGTTGCTTCAACAACAGGAAGAACTATTTTTGATGCTGTAAGACAGTTTTCAAAAACCGTTAGTAGAAAACTATACTTTGAGCAGAATAGAATAGTAGTATTTGATCAAGAGATTGCTGAAGAGGGTTTAACTGAGTTTATAGACTTTTTTATGAGAGATCATGAAACTCGTAAAAGAGCCTTTATATTAGTATGTAAAAAGAGTGCTAAAAGCTTTTTATCTGCTAAAAGTGATATTGAAAAAATTCCTGCAAGTGAAGTATTGGCATTAATGCATAATCAGTCTAGCACCTCTGAAGTAGCTATTAATGATTTGCATGGTTTATCTATTCAAATTGAGAGCCCCTACACTTCTCCTTATGCCCCACTAGTTTGTACTCAAACAAAAGAGGATGGCGAAGAAAAAGTTGCTTTTTTTGGTACAGCGGCATTTAAGGAAGATAAACTAGTTGGTTTTTTAGATGCTAAAGAATCGCGAGGTTTATTGTTTTTGCAAAACAAAATTAAAAGCGGGATTATTGTTATCATTTCTCCTGAAGATAATGTAAGTAATATTGCTTTAGAAATTATTAATGTTAAATCTAGTTATAAACCTAGCTTAGTAAATGGGCAGTTTGTTATTGATTTAAATATTTTTGCGGTTGTTTCTATTGGAGATATTCAAATGCCAATTAGTTTAATAGGGAGTAAAAGAATTTCTCAAATACAGCAGCGATGTAAACAAGAAATAATTTCTCAAGTAGATGCTTGTTTATATAAGCTACAAGAGGATTTAAAAACAGATATTATAGGTATTGGTGAAAGCATTTATAATAAGTATCCTAAACAGTGGAAAGAGTTTAGTAGTAATTGGCCTAATAATTTTAACAAAATAAAAATTAATACCAATGTAAAGGTTCAGATTGAGCACACTGGTATAATTACTGATCCACTACAAAAACAAAAGTAA
- a CDS encoding spore germination protein, protein MPKKFMQKIHMIQEQLQAQKKQLPKKEKVYDFSIEENLSVNLKLLEAIFVKNSDIIFREFKVGPEEVDAFSINIDGLSDKSMINNDILHPLMWESRKVNWQGDYSIENITKSLVNFVEAKTVANIDDVVNAVLSGETAVFIAGSTECLLCSTRKWEQRGVGQPESESVVRGPREGFTETLRINTSLVRRKIKDPELMIEMLMLGERTRTDIALVYIKDIANDDIVKEVKERVSSIKIDSILESGYIESFIEDTPFTLFPTVGYTESPDKFAGKILEGRVGVLVDGTPFALTIPLLFVENIQVTEDYYQNPFLATALRFLRIVAMFLAIFLPALYIAVINFHPNILPIALLDTVAAAQEGVPFPTAVETLLLLIFYEGLREAGVRIPRPIGQAVSIVGALVLGDAAVSAGLASYPVVIVVALCGIMGFLLPPQLEPVLLLRIPILVISSIVGLFGLSFCFVIMLIHMYSLRSFGVSYLQPVVLYVNNKVHDSAIRNPWWTMIKRPFMLSPKNSQRIKKGQEPENPENKNGESKDEKKS, encoded by the coding sequence ATGCCCAAAAAATTTATGCAAAAAATACATATGATTCAAGAACAACTTCAGGCTCAAAAAAAACAGTTACCTAAAAAAGAAAAGGTTTACGATTTTAGTATTGAAGAAAATTTAAGTGTTAACTTAAAATTGTTAGAGGCAATATTTGTTAAAAACTCAGATATTATTTTTAGAGAGTTTAAAGTTGGACCAGAAGAAGTTGATGCTTTTTCAATAAACATTGACGGCTTAAGTGATAAATCAATGATAAATAATGATATTTTGCACCCTTTAATGTGGGAATCTCGTAAAGTAAATTGGCAAGGTGACTATTCAATAGAGAATATTACTAAGAGCCTTGTTAATTTTGTTGAAGCTAAAACTGTAGCTAATATAGATGATGTTGTAAATGCTGTTTTATCTGGTGAAACTGCTGTTTTTATTGCTGGTTCAACTGAATGTTTACTTTGCAGTACCCGCAAATGGGAGCAACGTGGAGTGGGCCAACCCGAGAGTGAATCCGTAGTACGTGGGCCACGTGAAGGTTTTACAGAAACACTGCGTATAAATACCTCTTTAGTTAGAAGAAAGATTAAAGATCCTGAGCTTATGATTGAAATGCTCATGTTAGGAGAACGCACCCGTACCGATATTGCTCTGGTCTATATAAAAGACATTGCCAACGATGACATTGTTAAGGAGGTTAAAGAAAGAGTATCAAGTATTAAAATTGATAGTATTTTGGAGTCAGGATATATTGAATCTTTTATAGAGGATACTCCATTCACTCTTTTTCCAACAGTTGGTTATACCGAGTCACCTGATAAGTTTGCTGGTAAAATTTTAGAAGGCAGAGTTGGAGTTTTAGTAGATGGAACACCCTTTGCTTTAACTATACCTTTACTCTTTGTTGAGAATATTCAAGTAACAGAAGACTATTATCAAAATCCATTTTTGGCTACTGCCTTACGATTTTTACGTATTGTAGCCATGTTTTTAGCTATTTTTTTACCTGCTTTGTATATAGCTGTTATAAACTTTCACCCTAATATATTGCCTATAGCTTTATTAGATACTGTGGCAGCTGCCCAAGAAGGTGTACCATTTCCTACAGCGGTAGAAACCTTATTATTATTAATCTTTTATGAGGGTTTAAGAGAGGCCGGTGTTAGAATTCCAAGACCTATAGGACAGGCTGTTAGTATTGTTGGGGCTTTAGTTTTAGGAGATGCTGCTGTTAGTGCCGGATTAGCAAGTTATCCTGTTGTAATTGTGGTTGCTTTATGTGGTATTATGGGATTTTTATTACCACCCCAACTAGAGCCTGTATTGCTGCTTAGAATACCAATTTTAGTAATAAGCTCTATAGTTGGTTTATTTGGATTGAGTTTTTGCTTTGTAATTATGTTAATTCATATGTATTCACTGCGATCATTTGGAGTTTCATATCTGCAGCCAGTTGTGCTGTATGTAAATAATAAAGTACATGATTCAGCAATTAGAAATCCTTGGTGGACTATGATAAAACGCCCCTTTATGCTAAGTCCTAAAAATAGTCAAAGAATAAAAAAAGGTCAAGAACCAGAAAACCCTGAAAATAAAAACGGAGAAAGCAAAGATGAAAAAAAGAGCTAA
- a CDS encoding D-alanyl-D-alanine carboxypeptidase family protein — MKWFTGHRVLREKDGSTVVLYLNQYLTEFSAEFFHNQKQSYDTSIEDSAYSYIKSNIPNINLKKIKIMLGSLTLANITSPKITSDKMKNNRADINLNNISYYTVKPNDTLVKIANLYNTTVASLKTLNNINKIFIGQTLKIYGNARARYFVKENDSAEDIAKSFNVTINHLKYVNNVENIEPKQQLIIPRQESELFVNMLPEKELNKDSKGVHVKRLQLALYLCGHYIEINGIFGKGTESVIYKLQSNNKIRPTGKYNESTKSLISKIILGYQKIIKNPDDALVLVNKNNRLPFNYIPRDLIVPHVQFNGDISNNQKLLRKDVALNLYQLFNKAQDNNIQLMLHSAYQSYVIQEQMFINYANSHNLKAALTAIAKPGESEYQTGLAVDVVSKNHNQHILTNKYINNNVAKYGFILSEVNKAVDKKTVYHLRFVGKEASQEITAKNITLQHYLHKE, encoded by the coding sequence ATGAAATGGTTTACAGGGCATAGAGTGCTAAGGGAAAAAGATGGCAGTACGGTAGTGTTATATTTAAACCAGTACTTAACAGAATTTAGTGCTGAATTTTTTCATAACCAAAAACAGAGTTACGACACAAGTATAGAGGATAGTGCTTATTCATATATTAAAAGCAATATACCCAATATTAATTTAAAAAAAATAAAAATAATGTTAGGGTCATTGACATTAGCCAATATTACATCACCTAAAATAACTAGTGATAAAATGAAGAATAATAGAGCAGATATCAACTTAAATAATATTAGCTATTATACGGTTAAACCTAATGATACATTAGTTAAAATAGCAAATCTATACAACACAACAGTTGCCTCACTTAAAACTTTAAATAATATTAATAAAATATTTATTGGTCAAACACTAAAAATTTATGGCAATGCTAGAGCAAGATATTTTGTAAAGGAAAATGATAGTGCAGAGGATATTGCTAAAAGCTTTAATGTTACAATAAACCATTTAAAGTACGTTAATAATGTAGAAAACATAGAGCCGAAACAGCAATTAATTATACCAAGACAAGAATCAGAGTTATTTGTGAACATGTTACCAGAGAAAGAATTAAATAAAGATAGTAAAGGCGTACATGTGAAAAGATTACAACTAGCCTTGTATTTATGTGGTCACTATATTGAGATAAACGGAATTTTTGGCAAAGGAACAGAGTCTGTAATATATAAGCTTCAATCAAATAATAAGATAAGGCCTACTGGTAAATATAATGAAAGCACCAAGTCCCTAATTAGCAAAATCATTCTTGGTTATCAAAAGATTATAAAGAATCCTGATGATGCTTTAGTTTTAGTAAATAAAAATAATAGATTACCTTTTAACTATATTCCTAGGGATTTAATAGTGCCTCATGTGCAGTTTAATGGTGATATAAGTAATAACCAAAAACTACTTCGAAAAGATGTTGCTCTTAACCTTTATCAGCTTTTTAATAAGGCTCAAGATAACAATATCCAGCTAATGCTACACTCTGCTTATCAATCATATGTAATCCAAGAGCAGATGTTTATTAACTATGCAAATAGCCACAATCTCAAGGCTGCTTTAACAGCAATAGCCAAACCGGGTGAAAGTGAATATCAAACAGGACTTGCTGTAGATGTAGTTAGTAAAAATCATAATCAGCATATATTAACAAACAAATACATTAATAATAATGTTGCCAAGTATGGCTTTATTTTAAGTGAGGTTAATAAAGCAGTTGATAAGAAAACCGTATATCATTTAAGATTTGTTGGAAAAGAGGCAAGCCAAGAGATAACAGCTAAAAATATAACTTTGCAGCACTATTTACATAAAGAATAA
- the sdaAB gene encoding L-serine ammonia-lyase, iron-sulfur-dependent subunit beta, whose amino-acid sequence MKKILSAFDITGPIMIGPSSSHTAGACRLSYAALKILGEEVSQVVFQLYGSFKETLNGHGTDKALLGGILGFAPSDERIRQAYEIAMQQKLNYSFIKMHNEADHPNTVVFKLTGINGAQMQIKGASVGGGNILITKIDNTDLKFTGKYSTLITRHWDQPGVVLKVSEILTKFKINIANMNLYREYRNDLAYMVIEADENIPQQCINHIRELKDIDYAVSIARLF is encoded by the coding sequence ATGAAAAAAATTCTTAGTGCATTTGATATAACTGGGCCTATCATGATTGGGCCTTCTAGTTCGCATACAGCTGGTGCATGTCGGCTTAGTTATGCAGCATTAAAAATACTTGGAGAAGAGGTTTCACAGGTAGTGTTTCAGCTATATGGTTCTTTTAAAGAAACCTTAAATGGTCATGGAACCGATAAAGCCTTACTTGGTGGAATACTTGGTTTTGCACCCAGTGATGAGAGAATAAGACAAGCATATGAAATAGCTATGCAGCAAAAATTAAACTATAGCTTTATAAAAATGCACAATGAAGCAGATCACCCTAATACAGTAGTTTTTAAACTAACGGGCATCAATGGAGCTCAAATGCAAATAAAAGGGGCTTCAGTTGGTGGAGGTAATATACTAATAACAAAAATAGATAATACCGACTTAAAATTTACTGGAAAGTACAGTACCCTAATTACTCGACATTGGGATCAACCAGGTGTAGTTCTTAAGGTTTCTGAAATACTTACAAAATTCAAAATAAATATAGCTAACATGAATTTATACCGAGAGTATCGTAATGACCTAGCATACATGGTGATAGAGGCAGATGAGAATATACCTCAACAATGTATTAATCACATTAGAGAGTTAAAGGATATTGATTATGCAGTATCAATAGCTAGGCTATTTTAG
- the sdaAA gene encoding L-serine ammonia-lyase, iron-sulfur-dependent, subunit alpha: MSRYQFTTGEKLLQICENEALTISDVTIKREHELSNIKTTEQINFMGEIYLVMKDSVTKGINSTEPSTGGLIGENSHKMYKYWQSGKAVGSDVLIKSIAYALAITEENARMGKIAACPTAGACGVVPSLMVALQEQYNYTNQEIIKALFNSSAVGVIIATNASISGAEGGCQAEVGSASAMAASAMVELLGGSPKMCLTAAAIALKNTLGLVCDPVAGLVEVPCSKRNAMGVSNAFAAAHMSLAGIESFIKFDEVVEAMNMVGKALPSSLKETAQGGLAITKTARDYCELRNKD, translated from the coding sequence ATGAGTAGATATCAATTTACAACTGGAGAAAAACTACTACAGATATGTGAGAATGAGGCATTAACTATCAGTGACGTAACCATAAAAAGAGAGCATGAATTAAGTAATATTAAAACCACAGAGCAAATAAACTTTATGGGTGAAATATACCTAGTAATGAAAGATTCCGTAACAAAAGGTATTAACTCAACCGAGCCATCTACTGGTGGATTAATAGGTGAGAATAGTCATAAAATGTATAAATATTGGCAATCAGGTAAAGCAGTTGGATCAGATGTTTTAATAAAATCTATCGCCTATGCTTTAGCCATTACAGAAGAAAATGCCCGTATGGGTAAAATCGCTGCCTGCCCTACTGCAGGGGCATGTGGCGTAGTTCCTAGCCTAATGGTTGCCTTACAAGAGCAATATAACTACACAAATCAAGAGATAATAAAGGCCTTATTTAACTCATCAGCAGTGGGGGTAATAATTGCTACAAATGCCTCCATTAGTGGAGCAGAGGGTGGATGTCAAGCAGAGGTAGGCAGTGCCTCAGCAATGGCGGCCTCTGCCATGGTAGAGCTGTTAGGGGGAAGCCCTAAAATGTGTTTAACCGCCGCAGCTATAGCCTTAAAAAACACCCTAGGGCTAGTCTGTGATCCAGTTGCTGGTTTAGTAGAGGTGCCATGCTCTAAACGAAATGCTATGGGGGTTTCTAATGCCTTTGCGGCCGCTCATATGTCACTAGCTGGAATTGAAAGTTTTATAAAATTCGACGAAGTAGTTGAGGCCATGAATATGGTTGGTAAGGCCTTACCATCATCGCTTAAAGAAACAGCACAAGGCGGTCTAGCTATTACTAAAACTGCAAGAGACTATTGTGAGTTAAGAAATAAGGATTAA
- a CDS encoding DegV family protein, with amino-acid sequence MTIKILTDSTCYIPKNLLTEYNIDVVSLGIVFKNESFQETEITNSFFYSKLSNSKTLPTSSQPPINDIKSIFERNAKAGISTVAIFISSKMSGTYSTANMAKAMVLEKIPNAKIEIIDSLSNSLQLGFAVLAAAKEAKANGSLKDVVNAAKQNIIRSKFIFIPDNLEYLRKGGRIGAASSLIGSIMRIKPILTVREGTVKVLDKVRTKKRAVKSLVSIFLQDIKQFGLGDIKVHHIECEEEAKDLAKVIEDMIKLPVSIASIGPVIGTHVGPGAIGLVYYTKKPLINELKN; translated from the coding sequence ATGACAATTAAAATTTTAACAGATAGTACATGTTATATTCCTAAAAATTTATTGACTGAGTATAATATTGATGTTGTGTCATTAGGAATTGTTTTTAAAAATGAAAGTTTTCAAGAAACAGAAATAACAAATAGCTTTTTTTATAGTAAATTAAGTAATAGCAAAACGTTACCTACATCATCACAGCCTCCTATTAATGATATAAAGAGTATTTTTGAAAGAAATGCTAAGGCTGGCATCAGCACCGTAGCGATATTTATTTCCTCTAAAATGAGCGGTACTTATAGCACCGCAAACATGGCTAAAGCAATGGTGTTAGAGAAAATTCCAAATGCAAAAATAGAAATTATCGATTCTTTATCAAACAGCCTTCAACTTGGCTTTGCAGTATTGGCTGCGGCAAAAGAAGCAAAAGCCAATGGCTCGTTAAAAGATGTAGTAAATGCTGCCAAACAAAATATTATAAGAAGTAAGTTTATTTTTATACCAGATAATTTAGAGTATTTACGTAAAGGTGGTCGTATTGGAGCAGCAAGCTCCCTAATAGGAAGTATAATGAGAATTAAACCGATTTTAACCGTTCGTGAGGGAACGGTTAAGGTTTTAGATAAAGTAAGAACTAAAAAGAGGGCTGTGAAATCTTTAGTTTCGATATTTTTACAAGACATTAAGCAGTTTGGCTTGGGCGATATTAAGGTTCATCATATTGAGTGTGAAGAAGAGGCTAAAGATCTTGCTAAAGTTATTGAAGATATGATAAAGCTACCTGTTTCTATTGCCTCTATTGGACCAGTAATCGGTACCCATGTGGGGCCCGGAGCAATTGGTTTAGTTTATTATACAAAGAAACCTCTTATTAATGAACTAAAAAATTAA
- a CDS encoding HAD-IB family hydrolase — translation MKLAIFDFDGTLFTKQTIPFFIEQWHKLNYSKSKLFIIKNRIIFLFIKYKLRLLPKEKFRTSVIEIFPYIFMGMTKKDIVKFFNEIYQEAKLYFNRNVVSEINKAKQQGYYTVLLSGCYSLFLEVVASDLGINKAIGTDLYFYKNKLNYDKKPTHISGFLKQDIVKTVFKEEEIDWQNSLAYADSIADLGLLNLVGKSVVVKPDKRLLKHALKENWQIIK, via the coding sequence ATGAAACTAGCTATTTTTGATTTTGATGGCACCCTATTTACAAAACAAACTATTCCTTTTTTTATAGAGCAATGGCATAAGCTTAATTACTCTAAAAGCAAGCTATTCATTATTAAAAATCGGATTATTTTTTTGTTTATAAAATATAAGTTACGGCTTTTACCAAAAGAAAAGTTTAGAACCTCTGTAATTGAAATATTCCCTTATATTTTTATGGGTATGACTAAAAAAGATATTGTAAAATTCTTTAATGAGATTTACCAAGAAGCCAAGCTTTATTTTAATAGAAATGTTGTAAGTGAAATAAATAAAGCTAAACAACAGGGTTATTACACTGTTCTTTTATCTGGATGTTATAGCCTTTTTTTAGAAGTAGTTGCTAGTGATTTAGGCATAAATAAAGCTATTGGAACAGACTTATATTTTTATAAAAATAAGCTAAATTACGATAAAAAGCCTACTCATATCAGCGGTTTTTTAAAACAAGATATAGTAAAAACTGTTTTTAAAGAAGAAGAAATAGATTGGCAAAATAGCTTAGCTTATGCAGACAGTATTGCTGACTTAGGTTTATTAAATTTAGTTGGTAAATCAGTTGTGGTAAAACCTGATAAAAGGCTGTTAAAGCATGCCCTAAAAGAAAATTGGCAAATAATTAAGTAG
- a CDS encoding acyl-ACP thioesterase domain-containing protein has translation MNYIWKESWQVRTPEVDFKARIKPAEIFKLMQEAAEHSADSLGVGLRYITENKVFWVLSRVNIRFFELPKQNDIITIETWPKGCNRLFALRDFKIYNNDNLCAIATTSWLLLDAKTRKMTRLANFPGNNNVFAIEENAPKLRTKLSFNDCYAKKIQVCDLDVNNHVNNARYIEWVMNTFNYDTYKSIKINEIAINFISEMKYGDSTILRKTNVNNNEVYVAAINEHTDKQSTLTRIRFTHI, from the coding sequence ATGAATTACATATGGAAAGAATCTTGGCAGGTGCGAACCCCCGAGGTAGACTTTAAGGCAAGGATTAAGCCTGCTGAAATATTTAAGTTAATGCAAGAAGCTGCCGAACACAGTGCAGATAGTTTAGGCGTTGGTCTACGGTATATCACAGAAAATAAGGTTTTTTGGGTACTGTCAAGAGTTAATATTAGGTTCTTTGAGCTACCTAAACAAAACGATATAATCACCATAGAAACGTGGCCCAAGGGTTGTAACAGGCTTTTTGCTTTAAGAGATTTTAAAATATATAACAATGATAATCTTTGTGCTATAGCGACAACCTCCTGGCTATTGTTAGATGCTAAAACCAGAAAAATGACGCGTTTAGCTAATTTCCCAGGAAATAACAATGTTTTTGCAATAGAAGAAAATGCACCTAAATTACGTACTAAGCTTAGTTTTAATGATTGTTACGCTAAAAAAATTCAAGTGTGTGATTTAGATGTTAATAATCATGTAAACAATGCCCGTTACATTGAGTGGGTAATGAATACTTTTAATTATGATACTTACAAGTCTATAAAAATAAATGAAATTGCTATTAACTTTATATCTGAGATGAAATATGGTGATAGTACTATTCTTCGTAAAACTAATGTTAATAATAATGAGGTGTATGTAGCTGCTATAAATGAACATACTGATAAACAAAGCACTTTAACAAGAATACGCTTTACTCATATTTAA
- a CDS encoding ABC transporter permease — protein sequence MAILIFLKAAVHAGTPLLFATLGEVLTEKSGNLNLGVEGLMLLGAVGGFAAGMLTQSALLAILAAIIAGALGGLIYAFLTVTLRANQVVTGLTLTIFGTGVAGYAGKLFMGQNLPTTIKSIFAEKAIPLLSKIPVLGTIFFQHNIFIYAGYLVAICMGIYLFKSRLGLNVRTVGESPQAADSSGIDVNLYKYVHILIGSAISALGGAYLSLVYVPVWQENITAGRGWIAVALVIFSMWNPYKAIAGAFLFGGLDIIGFRLQQIGFPVSQYVIDMVPYAITIIVLIFSSMYKKKDHSPKSLGVGYFREER from the coding sequence ATGGCAATTTTAATTTTTTTAAAGGCCGCAGTTCATGCTGGTACTCCTCTGCTTTTTGCTACCTTAGGTGAAGTTTTAACTGAAAAATCTGGCAACCTAAATTTAGGGGTTGAGGGTTTAATGTTGTTAGGTGCTGTTGGGGGATTTGCGGCCGGCATGTTAACACAGAGCGCTTTACTTGCGATTCTAGCTGCTATTATTGCTGGGGCCTTGGGTGGTTTAATTTACGCCTTTTTAACAGTGACACTTAGAGCCAATCAGGTAGTAACTGGTTTAACGCTAACTATCTTTGGAACTGGAGTTGCGGGCTATGCCGGCAAGCTTTTTATGGGTCAAAATTTACCAACAACTATTAAGTCTATTTTTGCAGAGAAAGCTATACCATTGTTAAGCAAAATTCCTGTTTTAGGTACAATCTTTTTTCAACACAATATATTTATTTACGCTGGCTATCTGGTAGCTATCTGTATGGGAATTTATTTGTTTAAATCCCGCTTAGGTTTAAATGTTAGAACTGTAGGAGAAAGCCCCCAAGCTGCTGACTCTTCTGGTATAGATGTAAACTTATATAAGTACGTTCATATACTAATTGGTAGTGCCATATCAGCATTAGGTGGGGCCTATTTATCGCTAGTATATGTTCCTGTGTGGCAGGAAAATATAACTGCAGGTAGAGGCTGGATCGCTGTTGCCTTGGTTATATTTAGTATGTGGAATCCTTACAAAGCAATAGCTGGTGCTTTTTTGTTTGGTGGCTTAGATATTATTGGCTTTAGATTACAGCAAATAGGTTTCCCTGTTTCTCAATATGTAATAGATATGGTGCCTTATGCTATAACGATTATTGTATTAATCTTCAGCTCTATGTACAAGAAAAAAGATCACTCTCCTAAGTCATTAGGGGTTGGTTATTTTAGAGAAGAAAGATAA
- a CDS encoding ABC transporter permease → MIRISKRTELPSYIQWLIRAGSILVSLLIISLFLAIIGHNPLKVFNAMLAGCFGTFFRFRKTVELMIPLSITSLGILIAFKMKFWNIGAEGQILMGAFAATFFALNFSYLPRPILLLIMASAGIIVGGLWALIPAFFKVKFETNETLFTLMLNYIAIKFIIYLQYGPWKDPKQAGFPKIPDFSLNASLPKVAGIHFGWIIFIVIFVVAYFFINKSKFGYEVDVIGESKNTAKYAGMNVNKVVLSSLFLSGALGGLVGMIQTSGVHGTLSSSISGGIGYSAIIVTWLAHVRVHLIPVIGLLFAVLTQGAFFIQTAFQIPHSVAEIMQGTILFCALGSEFFINYQIHLRKNKGNKRS, encoded by the coding sequence ATGATTCGTATTTCTAAACGTACGGAGTTACCATCGTATATACAGTGGTTAATTAGAGCTGGTAGTATTCTTGTTTCGCTATTAATCATTTCATTGTTTTTAGCCATTATAGGGCATAACCCCCTTAAAGTATTTAATGCAATGCTTGCTGGTTGTTTTGGTACTTTTTTTAGGTTCAGAAAAACTGTTGAATTAATGATTCCGTTAAGTATCACCTCTCTAGGCATTTTAATTGCTTTTAAGATGAAGTTTTGGAATATTGGAGCTGAAGGACAAATTTTAATGGGTGCTTTTGCTGCTACATTTTTTGCCCTTAATTTTAGTTATTTACCGCGACCTATTTTACTTTTAATAATGGCTTCTGCTGGTATTATAGTAGGTGGTTTGTGGGCATTAATACCAGCCTTTTTTAAGGTTAAGTTTGAAACCAACGAAACCCTGTTTACATTAATGCTTAACTATATAGCTATAAAATTCATTATTTATTTACAATATGGCCCATGGAAAGATCCAAAACAAGCTGGTTTTCCTAAAATACCAGATTTTAGTTTAAATGCTAGCCTACCAAAAGTGGCGGGTATTCATTTTGGTTGGATTATTTTTATAGTAATATTTGTGGTAGCCTACTTCTTTATTAACAAGAGCAAGTTTGGTTACGAGGTTGATGTTATTGGAGAAAGTAAAAACACTGCCAAATATGCAGGTATGAATGTTAATAAGGTAGTTTTAAGCTCCTTATTTCTAAGCGGTGCATTAGGGGGCCTAGTTGGCATGATCCAAACCTCAGGTGTTCATGGTACTTTATCATCCTCAATTTCAGGAGGCATTGGTTACTCGGCTATTATAGTTACTTGGCTTGCCCATGTAAGGGTGCATTTAATTCCAGTTATAGGTTTATTGTTTGCTGTATTAACCCAGGGTGCTTTTTTTATTCAAACTGCTTTTCAAATACCCCATAGCGTAGCAGAAATTATGCAGGGTACGATTTTATTTTGTGCCTTAGGCAGTGAGTTTTTTATAAACTACCAAATACACTTACGAAAAAATAAAGGCAATAAAAGGAGTTAA